One segment of Olsenella uli DSM 7084 DNA contains the following:
- a CDS encoding ABC transporter ATP-binding protein, with amino-acid sequence MGKREEREIDPLSRLLGWAGPTNRALYVLSVALAVIGVVGNVLPYYTAGQMVLGVLGGNRSLGFYGGWCAFAAVSFGCHIVFHYASTSVSHIATFRTISSVRRRLASKLTRVPMGYVLDTPSGTLKNILVEKADGIEVALAHVVPEMTSDLLVPIAVVAYLFSLDWRLALVSLATIPVGALVYGQMMRDYEEWYGRTVTTGNEMSSAAVEYVNGIEVIKAFGRSASSYEKFSRAVHAYAHSFIDWMAHCQIWSDLGLSIMPATLVGVLPVGCLLVASGQLEPATFVLAAILSLGIFPPLYAAMSFMDSLAQLGTVVGQIADVLGQGEQLRADEPSSGLRAGEVPSIELTDVRFSYGDAEVLHGVDLSVEAGTVCALVGPSGSGKSTLARLMAGFWDPGEGSVCLGGVPLTSLSASQLADEVAYVSQDNYLFDQSIMENIRMGRPDATDEEVMEVARQSGCHDFIMALDHGYQTVVGGGGGHLSGGERQRVAIARAMLHDSPVVILDEATAYTDPESEAQVEAAVSRLVAGRTLVVIAHRLSTITDADKIVVVDDGRIRASGTHEELMGSCELYRKMYQAHMGARDMASEGE; translated from the coding sequence ATGGGAAAGAGGGAAGAGAGGGAGATCGACCCTCTGTCCAGGCTGCTCGGGTGGGCAGGGCCAACCAACCGAGCGCTCTACGTGCTTTCCGTGGCACTTGCCGTCATAGGCGTGGTGGGTAACGTCCTGCCGTACTATACGGCGGGCCAGATGGTTCTGGGCGTGCTCGGGGGTAATCGCAGCCTGGGGTTCTATGGAGGCTGGTGCGCCTTCGCGGCCGTGAGCTTCGGCTGCCACATCGTCTTTCACTACGCGTCGACGTCCGTCTCGCACATAGCGACGTTCAGGACCATCTCGTCGGTGCGCCGCCGCCTTGCGTCCAAGCTCACGCGCGTCCCCATGGGCTACGTCCTCGACACGCCCTCGGGCACGCTCAAGAACATCCTCGTGGAGAAGGCCGACGGCATCGAGGTTGCCCTCGCCCATGTGGTCCCCGAGATGACCAGCGACCTGCTGGTGCCCATCGCGGTCGTAGCCTACCTGTTTTCGCTCGACTGGAGGCTGGCCCTCGTCTCACTCGCGACCATCCCCGTGGGCGCCCTGGTCTACGGCCAGATGATGCGCGACTACGAGGAGTGGTACGGCCGCACCGTGACGACGGGCAACGAGATGTCGTCCGCCGCCGTCGAGTATGTGAATGGCATCGAGGTCATCAAGGCCTTCGGCCGCTCGGCCAGCTCGTATGAGAAGTTCTCCCGTGCGGTACACGCATACGCCCACTCCTTCATCGACTGGATGGCACACTGTCAGATCTGGTCGGACCTGGGGCTGTCCATCATGCCCGCCACGCTGGTGGGGGTGCTCCCGGTGGGCTGCCTCCTCGTGGCATCGGGGCAGCTCGAGCCCGCGACCTTCGTGCTGGCCGCCATCCTCTCGCTGGGCATCTTCCCGCCCCTCTACGCGGCCATGAGCTTCATGGACTCCCTTGCCCAGCTGGGAACGGTCGTGGGCCAGATCGCCGATGTGCTCGGTCAGGGCGAGCAGCTCCGTGCCGACGAGCCTTCGTCCGGACTTCGCGCGGGCGAGGTCCCGAGCATCGAGCTTACGGACGTGCGCTTCTCGTACGGCGACGCCGAGGTGCTGCATGGCGTGGACCTCTCGGTCGAGGCGGGTACGGTCTGCGCCCTCGTGGGACCCAGCGGGTCGGGCAAGTCGACCCTGGCGCGGCTCATGGCCGGCTTCTGGGACCCTGGCGAAGGCAGCGTGTGCCTGGGAGGCGTTCCCCTCACGAGCCTCTCAGCGAGTCAGCTGGCGGACGAGGTGGCATACGTCTCGCAGGACAACTACCTCTTCGACCAGTCGATCATGGAGAACATCCGCATGGGCCGTCCCGACGCCACGGACGAGGAGGTCATGGAGGTGGCGCGCCAGAGCGGCTGCCACGACTTCATCATGGCCCTCGACCACGGCTACCAGACCGTGGTGGGCGGCGGCGGCGGGCACCTCTCGGGCGGCGAGCGCCAGCGCGTCGCCATCGCACGGGCCATGCTGCATGACAGCCCCGTCGTGATCCTGGACGAGGCCACGGCCTACACGGACCCGGAGAGCGAAGCCCAGGTGGAGGCTGCCGTCTCTCGTCTCGTCGCGGGAAGGACCCTGGTCGTGATCGCGCACCGGCTCTCCACCATCACCGACGCGGACAAGATCGTCGTGGTGGACGACGGACGCATCCGCGCCAGCGGCACGCACGAGGAGCTCATGGGATCCTGCGAGCTCTACCGGAAGATGTACCAGGCTCACATGGGCGCCCGCGATATGGCGTCGGAAGGGGAGTAG
- a CDS encoding ABC transporter ATP-binding protein: protein MLSTIRKYFAFGGSNTPKLRRGMAWSVGNSIFEALQILALAIVLSAVATSTVGVRTAVASLAVMLVSMAGCSVTAHFKSQNFCDGNFSMSGEKRSQIGDRMRYLPMGYFNDNSLGEIASTMTNTLDDVQNAGGVVYSNVISGLVLTVVMVLMLAVMDLRCGLLAAATVVCVLGINAIMQNVSRAVSDRRVESQRAIVGAVLEYVQGISVVRAFSLADGAESRLGAAIGDCEHANLTLELRFVCFMVLEALVCKASSIALCLLSLSLWASGSLETGTCLTMVVASFMVFAKLELVGSYASLLRMIDFSMDKVNALIATPAMGEGAGIESGDRFDIELEDVSFSYGERDVVDHVSLSIPQGSSCALVGPSGSGKTTLAHLMARFWDVDAGRVTVGAHDVRDWKVDALLSNFSMVFQGVYLFDDTIENNIKFGRPQATHAEVVEAARRACCDEFIDRLEHGYDTRIGEGGASLSGGERQRISIARAILKDAPIVILDEATANVDPENELELQRAIEELRRGKTVIMIAHRLKTVRGADQIVVVDAGRIVQRGTHESLMREEGIYRDFVGMRERTIGWKLAQA, encoded by the coding sequence ATGCTGTCAACCATACGCAAGTACTTCGCCTTCGGCGGGTCGAACACGCCCAAGCTGCGTCGCGGCATGGCCTGGAGCGTGGGTAACTCCATCTTCGAGGCGCTGCAGATCCTGGCCCTGGCCATCGTGCTCTCGGCCGTCGCCACCTCGACGGTGGGGGTCCGGACGGCGGTCGCCTCACTGGCCGTCATGCTTGTCTCCATGGCAGGCTGCTCCGTTACCGCACACTTCAAGAGCCAGAACTTCTGCGACGGCAACTTCTCCATGAGCGGCGAGAAGCGTTCGCAGATCGGCGATCGCATGCGCTATCTGCCCATGGGCTACTTCAATGACAACAGCCTGGGGGAGATCGCCAGCACCATGACCAATACCCTCGACGACGTGCAGAACGCCGGTGGCGTCGTCTACTCCAACGTCATCTCGGGCCTCGTGCTCACGGTGGTCATGGTGCTCATGCTCGCCGTGATGGACCTGCGCTGCGGCCTGCTTGCCGCCGCCACCGTCGTCTGCGTGCTGGGCATCAATGCCATCATGCAGAACGTCTCGCGTGCCGTTTCCGACCGCCGCGTGGAGTCCCAGCGCGCCATCGTGGGCGCCGTCCTCGAGTACGTGCAGGGCATCTCCGTGGTGAGGGCCTTCTCCCTGGCCGATGGCGCGGAGAGCCGCCTGGGCGCCGCCATCGGCGACTGCGAGCACGCCAACCTCACGCTCGAACTGCGCTTCGTCTGCTTCATGGTCCTGGAGGCGCTGGTCTGCAAGGCATCGAGCATCGCCCTCTGCCTGCTGTCGCTCTCGCTCTGGGCCTCTGGCTCGCTCGAGACAGGCACCTGCCTCACCATGGTCGTCGCATCGTTCATGGTGTTCGCCAAGCTCGAGCTGGTGGGCAGCTATGCCAGCCTGCTGCGCATGATCGACTTCAGCATGGACAAGGTGAACGCCCTCATCGCGACCCCCGCCATGGGGGAGGGCGCTGGCATCGAGTCCGGCGACCGCTTTGACATCGAGCTCGAGGACGTCTCCTTCTCCTACGGAGAGCGAGACGTGGTCGACCACGTCTCGCTCTCCATCCCCCAGGGCAGCTCCTGCGCGCTCGTGGGACCCTCCGGCAGCGGCAAGACCACGCTCGCGCACCTCATGGCGCGCTTCTGGGACGTGGATGCGGGACGCGTCACCGTGGGCGCGCACGATGTACGCGACTGGAAGGTGGACGCCCTGCTCTCCAACTTCTCCATGGTCTTCCAGGGAGTCTACCTCTTCGACGATACCATCGAGAACAACATCAAGTTCGGCCGTCCGCAGGCCACGCACGCAGAGGTCGTCGAGGCTGCGCGCCGCGCCTGCTGCGACGAGTTCATCGACAGGTTGGAGCATGGCTACGACACGCGAATAGGAGAGGGTGGGGCCTCCCTCTCGGGTGGCGAGCGCCAGCGCATCTCCATCGCCCGCGCCATCCTCAAGGACGCTCCCATCGTCATCCTCGACGAGGCCACCGCGAACGTCGACCCCGAGAACGAACTCGAGCTCCAGCGGGCCATCGAGGAGCTGAGGCGCGGTAAGACGGTCATCATGATCGCACACCGCCTCAAGACGGTGCGCGGGGCCGACCAGATCGTGGTGGTGGACGCAGGCCGCATCGTGCAGCGCGGCACGCACGAGAGCCTCATGCGCGAGGAGGGGATCTACCGTGACTTCGTGGGCATGCGCGAGCGCACCATTGGCTGGAAGCTCGCCCAGGCATAG
- the rplS gene encoding 50S ribosomal protein L19, which yields MDYIRAIERQQIREDIPQVRVGDNVKVHYRIKEGEREREQVFQGDVIRMSGGSSRETFTVRKISFGVGVERTFPLHSPKIAQLEVVRHGDVHRAKLYYLRDRVGKAARIREKR from the coding sequence ATGGACTACATTCGCGCAATCGAGCGCCAGCAGATCCGTGAGGACATCCCTCAGGTTCGCGTCGGCGACAACGTCAAGGTGCACTACCGCATCAAGGAGGGCGAGCGCGAGCGCGAGCAGGTCTTCCAGGGCGACGTCATCCGCATGAGCGGGGGCTCCTCCCGCGAGACCTTCACCGTCCGCAAGATCTCCTTCGGCGTCGGTGTCGAGCGCACCTTCCCCCTCCACAGCCCCAAGATCGCCCAGCTCGAGGTCGTGCGCCATGGTGACGTCCATCGTGCCAAGCTCTACTACCTTCGCGACCGCGTCGGCAAGGCGGCGCGCATCCGCGAGAAGCGCTAG
- a CDS encoding ribonuclease HII: protein MAYAATAREIAALLSDAGPEEALALSERYAEDPRKQVRQAVGAALRRRERELEERERVSRMYALERELGGEGVIVGVDEVGRGALAGPLTACAVALPGEPIIWGLNDSKQLSPARRGALGATIAEHAIAIGVAHVEPASIDAVGMSVALRMAMGQAIADAGVDADCVLIDGNPVHVHPQERALVKGDARVACIAAASIVAKVTRDSLMVAYDSEYPGYHLAECKGYGSPAHIDAIRRLGLTPIHRVSFCGNFLETPALF, encoded by the coding sequence ATGGCATACGCCGCGACGGCGAGGGAGATTGCCGCACTCCTGAGTGACGCGGGACCCGAGGAGGCCCTCGCCCTTAGCGAGCGCTATGCCGAGGACCCCCGCAAGCAGGTTCGCCAGGCTGTTGGCGCGGCCTTGCGGCGCCGCGAGCGCGAACTCGAGGAGAGGGAGCGCGTCTCCCGGATGTATGCCCTTGAGCGGGAGCTGGGTGGGGAGGGTGTCATCGTGGGCGTGGACGAGGTGGGCCGCGGGGCCCTCGCCGGTCCGCTCACCGCTTGCGCGGTCGCCCTGCCGGGCGAGCCCATCATATGGGGTCTCAATGACTCCAAGCAGCTGAGTCCCGCACGGCGCGGGGCATTGGGAGCCACGATAGCCGAGCACGCCATCGCCATCGGCGTGGCCCACGTCGAACCCGCATCCATCGATGCCGTCGGCATGTCGGTGGCGCTGCGGATGGCCATGGGCCAGGCCATTGCCGATGCCGGTGTCGATGCGGACTGCGTCCTGATAGACGGCAACCCCGTACACGTGCATCCCCAAGAGCGCGCCCTCGTCAAGGGCGACGCGCGCGTCGCGTGCATCGCGGCGGCCTCCATCGTCGCCAAGGTGACCCGAGACTCCCTCATGGTGGCCTACGACAGCGAGTATCCGGGCTATCATCTCGCCGAGTGCAAGGGATACGGCTCCCCGGCGCACATCGACGCCATCAGGCGGTTAGGGCTGACCCCCATTCATCGTGTGTCGTTCTGCGGCAACTTCCTGGAGACTCCCGCGCTGTTCTGA
- a CDS encoding YraN family protein, which yields MQAGGEGAQEGRTGAGRRTRGMGAREVGAEGERLATTYLRRRGYEVLERNWTCTAGEVDIVCEIEGTVVLVEVKTRLWREVEDGPLPELAVDGRKRARYRRLALVYLCTHPEVEAVRFDVVAISIVGRRCAQVHHLMGAFAWDD from the coding sequence ATGCAGGCGGGCGGAGAAGGGGCGCAGGAGGGCCGCACGGGTGCCGGACGGCGGACGCGCGGCATGGGCGCCCGCGAGGTCGGCGCCGAGGGAGAGCGACTGGCCACGACCTACCTCAGGCGGCGTGGGTACGAGGTCCTGGAGCGCAACTGGACGTGTACGGCCGGTGAGGTGGACATAGTCTGCGAGATCGAGGGTACCGTCGTGCTGGTCGAGGTGAAGACGCGCCTTTGGCGGGAGGTGGAGGACGGCCCTTTGCCGGAGCTTGCCGTGGACGGTAGGAAGCGGGCCCGTTACCGCAGGCTTGCGCTCGTCTATCTCTGCACCCATCCCGAAGTCGAGGCGGTCCGCTTCGACGTGGTGGCGATAAGCATCGTGGGAAGGCGCTGTGCCCAGGTCCACCACCTCATGGGCGCCTTCGCCTGGGATGACTGA
- a CDS encoding YifB family Mg chelatase-like AAA ATPase, whose translation MGASVAVQTAILHGMEALPVRVEVSTSAGIPGITMVGLPDSAVLESRSRIRCAIRNSALRMPREHITVNFAPGELRKSGTGLDLPVAVSILCSSGQMPLTGLDSCLFVGELALEGDIRPTRGMLAYQRLAESMGLALVCSPESGCLGSYERCLGVAALGEIARGVPWVTRHCRRPSPADDHSCEHAPATLDFADVVDQESAKRAIAIAVAGGHGLLMVGPPGSGKTMLARRIPRIMPPLSPAEKDEALLVASVAGRDATELQLGNRPFRSPHHSISLAGMIGGGRPVLPGEVTLAHRGVLFLDELPEFACNVLQSLRQPLEERCVRLIRAEGAFAFPCDFLFVAAANPCPCGYLGDPVRPCSCSETRVAQYQSRIGGPLMDRIDVRVDVARPDASKVIGGREGLSTEDMTRMVLRARERQEGRGDAGALNSRLPLSQISLEADARSVLERMSARLALGGRSIVRVARVARTIADLEGSDRVRRGHVVEACMYRDRSGV comes from the coding sequence ATGGGTGCCTCCGTAGCCGTCCAGACGGCCATACTGCACGGGATGGAGGCCCTGCCCGTGAGGGTCGAGGTGTCCACTTCCGCAGGCATTCCAGGCATCACGATGGTAGGTCTGCCCGATTCCGCCGTGTTGGAGTCCCGTTCGCGCATTCGCTGCGCCATACGAAACAGCGCCCTCAGGATGCCCCGTGAGCACATAACCGTGAACTTCGCACCCGGAGAGTTGAGAAAGTCGGGCACGGGGCTCGACCTGCCCGTGGCGGTGTCCATCCTTTGCAGCAGCGGGCAGATGCCGCTGACTGGTCTCGATTCCTGCCTCTTCGTCGGCGAGCTGGCGCTCGAGGGCGACATACGGCCCACGCGCGGCATGCTCGCGTACCAGAGGCTCGCGGAGTCTATGGGCCTTGCGCTCGTCTGCTCTCCGGAATCGGGCTGCCTGGGATCCTACGAGCGCTGCCTGGGCGTAGCCGCGCTGGGAGAGATCGCCCGTGGCGTCCCTTGGGTCACCCGTCACTGCAGACGTCCGAGTCCCGCCGACGACCACTCGTGCGAGCATGCTCCGGCGACGCTCGACTTCGCCGACGTCGTGGACCAGGAGTCCGCGAAGCGTGCCATCGCCATTGCGGTCGCAGGTGGCCATGGCCTGCTCATGGTGGGTCCTCCCGGGTCGGGGAAGACCATGCTCGCCCGGAGGATACCACGCATCATGCCCCCACTTTCCCCAGCGGAGAAGGACGAGGCCCTGCTCGTTGCCTCGGTCGCCGGCCGGGACGCGACCGAGCTGCAGCTGGGCAACAGGCCCTTTCGCAGCCCCCATCACTCCATCTCACTCGCTGGGATGATAGGTGGCGGAAGGCCCGTGCTGCCAGGTGAGGTGACCCTCGCCCACAGGGGCGTGCTGTTCCTCGATGAGCTCCCCGAGTTTGCGTGCAACGTCCTACAGTCACTGAGGCAGCCCCTCGAGGAGAGGTGCGTGAGGCTTATCAGGGCGGAGGGCGCCTTCGCCTTTCCCTGCGACTTTCTCTTCGTCGCTGCGGCAAATCCCTGCCCCTGCGGCTACCTGGGCGATCCGGTAAGGCCCTGCAGCTGCAGCGAGACGAGGGTGGCCCAGTACCAGTCGCGCATAGGCGGCCCGCTCATGGATCGCATCGACGTGAGGGTGGACGTGGCGCGTCCCGATGCGTCGAAGGTGATAGGCGGCCGCGAGGGGCTCTCGACGGAAGACATGACGCGCATGGTGCTGCGCGCGAGGGAGCGTCAGGAAGGGAGAGGCGATGCCGGCGCACTCAACTCCCGGCTTCCCCTCTCCCAGATTTCCCTGGAGGCGGACGCGCGCTCCGTGCTCGAGCGGATGTCGGCAAGGCTTGCGCTCGGCGGTCGCTCGATCGTTCGCGTCGCACGCGTAGCCCGAACGATTGCCGACCTCGAGGGAAGTGACCGCGTCAGGCGAGGCCATGTCGTAGAGGCCTGCATGTACCGAGACCGAAGTGGGGTATGA
- a CDS encoding DNA-processing protein DprA: MGDPSALGAPCISIIGARRATPYGIAVAEIAGRVAAECGLTVVSGGAMGCDCAALRAAARSGGRCVIVSGCGADRVYPASSSDMFERAAAGEGAVISLEPWGQGPRRWAFPKRNRIIAALSRCVLIAEAGVRSGTMSTADAAVEMGRTLYAVPGSIFSPQSAGANTLIANGAAIISSEVDLEVRISYDYGCLRFVGAQGPTPSGRILSALTANPMRPDDLARALGEDVVHVLNALSDYELQGLVVRLRDGRFSPSAPAFEGQGTIATG, from the coding sequence ATTGGCGACCCCTCGGCGCTAGGGGCGCCTTGCATATCGATCATCGGGGCCCGCAGGGCGACGCCCTATGGCATTGCCGTCGCGGAGATCGCTGGCCGCGTCGCAGCCGAATGTGGCCTGACGGTCGTGTCGGGAGGTGCCATGGGCTGCGACTGCGCCGCCCTGCGTGCCGCAGCCAGGTCCGGTGGCCGCTGCGTGATCGTGTCCGGATGCGGGGCGGACCGCGTGTACCCCGCAAGCTCGTCGGACATGTTCGAACGGGCCGCGGCAGGGGAGGGTGCGGTCATATCGCTCGAGCCTTGGGGGCAGGGACCGAGGAGGTGGGCCTTCCCCAAGAGGAACCGCATCATCGCCGCGCTCTCGAGATGCGTGCTGATCGCCGAGGCGGGGGTGAGATCGGGAACCATGAGCACCGCAGACGCTGCGGTCGAGATGGGGAGGACGCTGTATGCCGTGCCCGGCTCGATCTTCTCGCCGCAGTCTGCCGGCGCGAACACCCTCATCGCCAACGGGGCCGCCATCATCTCTTCCGAGGTCGACCTGGAGGTCCGGATATCGTATGACTACGGGTGCCTGCGGTTCGTGGGCGCCCAGGGACCGACCCCATCCGGCAGGATACTGTCTGCACTGACCGCGAACCCCATGCGCCCCGACGACCTTGCCCGCGCGCTGGGGGAGGACGTGGTCCACGTCCTCAACGCGTTGAGCGACTACGAGCTCCAGGGTCTTGTGGTCCGCCTGCGCGACGGCCGCTTCTCCCCGTCAGCGCCCGCGTTCGAGGGGCAGGGTACAATCGCTACCGGGTAA